The Psychromonas sp. MME1 genome window below encodes:
- a CDS encoding response regulator transcription factor — protein MKKKRSSAFDSLSKRELEVLNALMSGLNNKMVANKLNIDQKTVSTYKYRIFKKLQINSMMELSSLRIN, from the coding sequence ATGAAAAAAAAAAGATCCTCTGCATTCGATAGCCTATCAAAACGAGAACTTGAAGTTTTAAATGCGTTAATGAGCGGTTTAAATAACAAGATGGTCGCTAATAAACTTAATATTGATCAAAAAACGGTCAGCACATATAAATATAGAATATTTAAAAAATTGCAGATAAACAGCATGATGGAACTCTCCTCCTTGCGTATAA